The following nucleotide sequence is from Catonella massiliensis.
AAGAAACTCTGAGATTTCATAGCTTTCCTTGATATATACGGGATAATGGTTCTTTCTCTTAATAAGCTTTGCCTTTATACCTACTTCTGAAAATATCCCTGTTAGCTCCAAAGCCTTACTTTCGCTGTCTACAACTATTTCAAAATGATAGCTTTTTTCCGGATCACTGGCTGAACCCGATGCCAAAAAAGCCCCTCTTAGAAAGGCCTTTTTACAGCAGATACTCTGCACAATCATATTTGACACAAGAGAATAATCATCTCTAAAGCTTCCTTCTTTACTTAGGAGCTTTATAGCCTCAAGTACTTCTTTCGCAGCCTCATCCTTTACGAGTATGGTATACATCATTGAATTCTTAGAGATATTCTTTCTGATTGATACCTCTCCCCTTATATCAAAGGCCTCTCTTAAAAGCTCATAAAATTTCCTGACTGTATATATATTTTCAGTGTGAATAAGCAGTCTGTAACCACCTGTTTCGGTTATTCTTATCCTTCCACAAAGTACAATAACAGCTGCAATCTCAGCTATCTGGCAGTGTCTTGCTTTTGGCATATACTCCGTAAGTTCTTCTTTTACATCTGATGAAAAGGACATATCAAATCTCCCTATGTTCTATCCTGGCCTTATAATTTGTTCCTCCAAACCACTCAAGTAAAGCATTGGCAAGGGTTACAGACCTGTGCTTGCCTCCCGTACAGCCAATGGCAATGACAAGCTGGTTCTTTCCCTCCGCTATGTAGTTTGGAAGCAAAAAGTCCACCATATCAGTAAGCTTGGAGAGGAACTGCCTTGCAGCCTCACTTGACATGACATATTCATATACCTCTTTATCATTACCCGTCTTTTCCTTAAGTTCAGGTATGTAAAAAGGATTGGGCAGGAATCTCACATCAAATACCAAATCAGCATCTGACGGTATCCCGTATTTATAACCAAAAGAAAGTATAGTAGTCACAAAACCATTATACTTTTCCTCATTTATAAATATTTTATAGAGCTCGGCTCTTAACTCCCTTGTAAGAAGCCTGCTTGTATCTATGATGTAGTCAGCATTCTTCTTTAGGAAATCAAGCCTTTCCCTCTCTCTTTGTATGCCCACCTCAAGCCTTCCTGTGCCCGAAAGAGGGTGGGTACGCCTTGTTTCCTTGTAACGCCTGATAAGGCTCTCATCAGAGGCTTCCATAAAGAGGATTTCAGCCCCCTCATTCTTTACCTCAGGCAGGATATCCGCAAGCTTATCAAGACCTGAGCCACTTCTTATGTCTATCCCTACTGCGGTCCCTATGTGTTCTCCCTTGGCCTTTGTAAGCTTTGCAAAGTCCACCAAAAAGTCTACAGGAAGATTGTCCACACAAAGATATCCTGCATCTTCAAGACTCTTGATTGCTGTAGTTTTACCTGCCCCCGACATACCGGTGATGATTACAAGTTTTGACGATATCATAGCATTTTTACCTCCGGATAGAGCTTCACACCGCTTTTTTCTTCTACTACCTTCTGTACATAAGCTATTAACTCTTTTACATCCCTAGCCGTGGCATTATCAACATTGATAATAAACCCGCTATGTTTCTTTGAGACCTCTGCTCCTCCTACTCTGGTTCCCTTAAGCCCCGCTTCCTCTATAAGCTGTGAAGCATAGCCTGTCTCAGGTCTCTTAAAAGTAGAGCCTGCACTAGGATATTCCAGGGGCTGTTTCTCACTTCTTCTGGAGTTTAAGTCGTCTATCTTAGCCTGAATCTCTTCTTTCTTGCCCTTGGTTAGCTTAAAATCCACAGCCACAATGACTGCATTATTAAGCTTAGATACCTTACTGTGGCGGTAGGAGAATTCCATTTCATCATTGGTGAAGTACTTAAGCTCTCCATCTATGATTATATAGACTCCTGCTACCACATCCTTCATTTCGCCGCCATAGGCACCTGCATTCATATATACAGCCCCGCCAACTGAGCCTGGTATACCTGATGCAAACTCAAGACCTGTATATTCTTCCTCCACGGTAAAGGCCGCAAGTGCAGAGAGGCTAAGGCCTGCACCAGCCCTTATGACATCTCCTTCTATCCTTGCTCCTGCAAGCTTGCCGGTAAGGTGGATAATAACCCCCTCCACCCCTTCATCATTTACCAAGAGATTGCTTCCATTTCCTATCACAAAGAATCCTACTCCCTCTTCCTTGCAGAGGTTGGTTACCTTTAAGAGATCACTGATGTCAGTTATTTCAAGAAAAACTTCCGCAGGCCCGCCGATTTTGAAGCTGGTGTGGGCTTTCAGGTCCTCATTTAAAAATATGGCTTCGCCACATAAAATGTTTTGAAGCCTTTCTACAAATCTACTTTTCATATCCAATCTTCTTTCCCGCTATCATAGCTGCACAGCCGTATATGCCTGCGTCATTTCCAAGAGTTGCAAGTCTGAATTCTTTATTTTTAACAGCATCCATAGCAAATCCATTATAGTACTTTGTAATGGCCTTGATGATGATGTCACCGGCCTTGGATACTCCTCCACCGATTACAAATACTTCAGGGTCTACTATCTGCGCGATGCCTGCACAGGCAAATGCAAGATACCAGCCAAGCTTGTCAAGTACGTCAACTCCTATGGCATCTCCCTTTTTGGCTGCATCTAGTACGTCCTTGGCTGAGAAACCGTCTATATCGGCTAAGATGGTAGAGCTCTTGCCTTCTATCATCTCCATCTTGGCAAGGCGGACTATTCCTGTTGCTGATGCATACTGCTCAAGACAGCCCTTCTTACCACAGTTACAGGACGCTTCCTCATTTGGATTCACGCAGATATGGCCTATCTCTCCTGCTGCCCCATTGGAGCCTGCAATTATCTTGCCACCTATAATAACACCACCGCCTACTCCTGTTCCAAGGGTGACCATGGTAAGGCTTTCGTGTCCCTTACCGCCTCCCTGCCACTTCTCCCCAAGAGCTGCAGCATTGGCATCGTTAGCTACCATAGCCCTAAGCCCTGTAAGCTTTTCAATCTCTCCCTTTACATCAGTTCTGCCCCAATGCATATTCACACACTGTGAAACGAAGCCATCCTCTGTTACAGGTCCGGGCACATCTATACCTATACCCTCACAGTCCTCTTTTGTATATTCATCGCTAAAGCGGTCTTCTATCGATCTTGCCACGTCTGAAAGCACGCTCTCAGGCAGGGTAGGTATTTCCCATTTGTTGATTAGATCCCCCTTCATGGTAAACATACCAAGTTTAACTGAGGTACCGCCAATGTCTACTCCAAAACAAAATTTACCCATAGTTTTCTCCTTCAAATATCTGTCTGATTTAACTGCCCATACGATTAGACTTTGCTTTGCTTATTAGAAGCCTCTTTTGGTATATGGCAGTATGTTATCATTTAATCGTCTAAATATCTCTGTTTTTCATTATATTAGATGTTACCCTGTCATAGAACTCCTTAGCCGCATTGTAA
It contains:
- the whiA gene encoding DNA-binding protein WhiA, whose product is MSFSSDVKEELTEYMPKARHCQIAEIAAVIVLCGRIRITETGGYRLLIHTENIYTVRKFYELLREAFDIRGEVSIRKNISKNSMMYTILVKDEAAKEVLEAIKLLSKEGSFRDDYSLVSNMIVQSICCKKAFLRGAFLASGSASDPEKSYHFEIVVDSESKALELTGIFSEVGIKAKLIKRKNHYPVYIKESYEISEFLGITEAHKALMNFENIRIYKDVKNKVNRKVNCETANIRKTASAAGKQLDDIYYLKNINKLEDLPDGLRELAKLRMEYPDATLKELGELLDTPLGKSGVNHRLNKISRIAEENRV
- the rapZ gene encoding RNase adapter RapZ produces the protein MISSKLVIITGMSGAGKTTAIKSLEDAGYLCVDNLPVDFLVDFAKLTKAKGEHIGTAVGIDIRSGSGLDKLADILPEVKNEGAEILFMEASDESLIRRYKETRRTHPLSGTGRLEVGIQRERERLDFLKKNADYIIDTSRLLTRELRAELYKIFINEEKYNGFVTTILSFGYKYGIPSDADLVFDVRFLPNPFYIPELKEKTGNDKEVYEYVMSSEAARQFLSKLTDMVDFLLPNYIAEGKNQLVIAIGCTGGKHRSVTLANALLEWFGGTNYKARIEHREI
- the murB gene encoding UDP-N-acetylmuramate dehydrogenase; its protein translation is MKSRFVERLQNILCGEAIFLNEDLKAHTSFKIGGPAEVFLEITDISDLLKVTNLCKEEGVGFFVIGNGSNLLVNDEGVEGVIIHLTGKLAGARIEGDVIRAGAGLSLSALAAFTVEEEYTGLEFASGIPGSVGGAVYMNAGAYGGEMKDVVAGVYIIIDGELKYFTNDEMEFSYRHSKVSKLNNAVIVAVDFKLTKGKKEEIQAKIDDLNSRRSEKQPLEYPSAGSTFKRPETGYASQLIEEAGLKGTRVGGAEVSKKHSGFIINVDNATARDVKELIAYVQKVVEEKSGVKLYPEVKML
- a CDS encoding ROK family glucokinase, yielding MGKFCFGVDIGGTSVKLGMFTMKGDLINKWEIPTLPESVLSDVARSIEDRFSDEYTKEDCEGIGIDVPGPVTEDGFVSQCVNMHWGRTDVKGEIEKLTGLRAMVANDANAAALGEKWQGGGKGHESLTMVTLGTGVGGGVIIGGKIIAGSNGAAGEIGHICVNPNEEASCNCGKKGCLEQYASATGIVRLAKMEMIEGKSSTILADIDGFSAKDVLDAAKKGDAIGVDVLDKLGWYLAFACAGIAQIVDPEVFVIGGGVSKAGDIIIKAITKYYNGFAMDAVKNKEFRLATLGNDAGIYGCAAMIAGKKIGYEK